In the Gymnogyps californianus isolate 813 chromosome 3, ASM1813914v2, whole genome shotgun sequence genome, one interval contains:
- the LGALSL gene encoding galectin-related protein, which yields MAGTVAERDALKIEDGHLNNSLGSPVQTDVYFPRLIVPFCGHIKGGMRPGKKILVMGIVDLNPESFGISLTCGESEDPPADVAIELKAVFTDRQFVRNSCVAGEWGEEQSSIPYFPFIPDQPFRVEILCEHPRFRIFVDGHQLFDFYHRIETLSAIDTIKINGDLQLTKLG from the exons ATGGCGGGGACCGTAGCTGAGCGGGACGCGCTG AAAATAGAGGACGGGCATTTAAACAACTCCCTGGGATCCCCGGTGCAAACTGATGTGTACTTCCCTCGCCTG ATCGTCCCCTTCTGTGGGCACATCAAAGGAGGAATGAGGCCGGGAAAGAAGATCTTAGTTATGGGCATAGTGGACCTCAACCCCGAGAG CTTTGGCATCAGTCTAACTTGCGGGGAGTCGGAAGATCCTCCTGCAGATGTAGCTATTGAACTGAAAGCCGTGTTTACAGACAGACAGTTTGTCAGAAACTCTTGTGTAGCCGGAGAATGGGGGGAAGAGCAATCATCTATTCCTTACTTTCCGTTTATACCGGACCAGCCTTTTAGG gtTGAGATACTTTGCGAGCATCCCCGTTTTAGAATATTTGTGGATGGACATCAGCTCTTTGATTTTTACCACCGTATTGAAACACTGTCAGCAATTGACACGATAAAGATAAATGGAGATCTTCAGCTTACAAAACTTGGCTGA